The Picosynechococcus sp. PCC 7002 genome contains a region encoding:
- a CDS encoding antirestriction protein ArdA, translating into MLTLTDTPRIYVACLAAYNNGFLHGAWIDADQDADNIQAKVRAMLKTSPAWQLGDICEEWAIHDYEGFGDIQISEWEDFETVAALGEAIANHGPAFAAFYSDNQYGDVASTVEAFEDAYQGIYEDKEDFVYSQLEDLGTLDAWEKAGMMTCYIDFKAIARDWFITDYFAEPTSKGQVYVFAYL; encoded by the coding sequence ATGTTGACTCTAACCGATACCCCTCGGATCTATGTGGCTTGCCTTGCGGCCTACAACAACGGCTTTTTACATGGGGCTTGGATCGATGCTGACCAAGACGCTGACAACATCCAAGCAAAAGTACGGGCCATGCTCAAGACTTCCCCGGCTTGGCAACTTGGCGACATTTGCGAGGAATGGGCGATCCACGACTATGAAGGATTTGGCGACATCCAGATCAGCGAATGGGAAGATTTCGAGACTGTGGCCGCTTTAGGAGAGGCGATCGCCAACCATGGCCCTGCCTTTGCTGCTTTTTATAGCGACAATCAGTATGGTGACGTTGCCTCAACGGTTGAAGCTTTCGAGGATGCTTACCAGGGTATTTACGAAGACAAAGAAGACTTTGTTTATTCCCAGCTTGAAGACCTTGGCACCCTAGATGCTTGGGAAAAGGCAGGCATGATGACCTGCTACATCGACTTTAAGGCGATCGCCCGTGATTGGTTTATTACTGACTACTTTGCAGAACCGACATCCAAAGGTCAGGTTTACGTTTTCGCCTACCTATAA
- a CDS encoding DUF1071 domain-containing protein yields the protein MATTTIPQTQRPRTPGEWTLQQTIETLSRPIPDALLGTKDRSITYLPWHNAVKILDKYCPAWTWEIVKMETTGDRLFLTGRLTLTVAEGRVYREATGTETLKLVKRTGEIVEHPYGDPSSNAESMAFRRACAKFGLGLYLYQ from the coding sequence ATGGCTACCACTACGATCCCCCAAACCCAGCGCCCACGTACTCCCGGCGAATGGACATTACAGCAAACCATTGAAACTTTATCCCGACCTATCCCCGATGCCCTCCTAGGTACAAAAGACCGCTCTATCACTTATTTACCCTGGCACAATGCCGTCAAAATCCTTGATAAATACTGCCCTGCCTGGACTTGGGAGATTGTGAAGATGGAAACCACAGGCGATCGCCTTTTCCTCACAGGACGGTTAACCCTGACCGTTGCCGAGGGACGAGTCTACCGCGAAGCCACTGGCACCGAAACCCTCAAATTAGTGAAGCGCACCGGAGAAATTGTCGAACATCCCTATGGTGATCCATCCAGTAACGCTGAATCTATGGCTTTCCGGCGAGCCTGCGCCAAGTTTGGCTTAGGACTATACCTCTATCAATAA
- a CDS encoding MarR family transcriptional regulator produces MNNISCASPTSEKFYKLTEAEYLAALQLKPAERDLLFYLRVRDPFGDGLEINVAEIAEALGRHRATINSALNVLRKQGWLEHGFKTVRTIALKTKEAIAEAVQSVQEAITPTPNLKTDPPEDPKNFTQIPTRQTKSQDDNCRVQTTNEVSGRQAKSPHNNQSLKPNDSNTSEPPKTYSDYIDLIQTLPEKEREKFLKFCEKRASALPRPVQMIDKWIAANFDWLKNQFYKTTAKKAVEPQAEAQQKPNLTQEQDDIVKDLLARGEIVKVYYSVSHHGWYVLWKDNSVQEIHRALSWYQSRESGAIAQGFQDIKKILKQKQAQSLENSRKPKSKPEPSAPDGEIDLPF; encoded by the coding sequence ATGAACAATATTTCTTGTGCATCCCCCACGTCTGAAAAATTCTATAAACTCACTGAAGCTGAGTATCTAGCAGCTCTCCAACTCAAGCCCGCCGAACGCGATTTACTTTTTTATCTCCGCGTTCGTGATCCCTTTGGCGATGGCCTTGAAATCAACGTTGCTGAAATTGCCGAAGCATTAGGCCGACACCGCGCCACAATTAACAGCGCCCTCAACGTCCTCAGAAAACAAGGCTGGTTAGAACATGGCTTCAAAACCGTCAGGACGATCGCCCTCAAAACCAAAGAGGCGATCGCCGAAGCCGTTCAATCAGTGCAAGAGGCCATCACCCCAACCCCCAATCTAAAAACAGATCCCCCAGAAGACCCAAAAAATTTTACGCAAATTCCCACGCGACAAACGAAGTCTCAGGACGACAACTGTCGCGTACAGACGACAAATGAAGTTTCAGGACGACAAGCAAAGTCTCCACACAACAATCAATCGCTAAAACCCAATGATAGCAATACTTCTGAACCTCCTAAGACTTATTCAGACTATATAGACCTTATTCAGACTCTTCCAGAAAAAGAGAGAGAGAAATTTCTCAAATTTTGTGAAAAAAGAGCATCTGCACTACCCCGACCTGTTCAAATGATCGACAAGTGGATTGCTGCTAACTTCGATTGGCTGAAAAACCAGTTCTACAAGACCACTGCTAAAAAGGCAGTAGAGCCACAGGCTGAAGCACAACAAAAACCAAATCTAACTCAAGAACAAGACGATATCGTCAAGGATTTATTAGCCCGGGGCGAGATAGTAAAAGTGTACTATTCAGTGTCACACCATGGTTGGTATGTCCTTTGGAAAGATAACTCTGTGCAGGAAATCCACCGGGCGCTTTCTTGGTATCAAAGCCGTGAATCAGGGGCGATCGCCCAAGGTTTTCAGGACATCAAGAAAATTCTCAAGCAGAAACAAGCGCAATCTCTCGAAAATAGCCGGAAGCCCAAGTCTAAGCCTGAGCCATCAGCACCCGATGGGGAAATTGACCTGCCTTTCTAG
- a CDS encoding DNA cytosine methyltransferase, with amino-acid sequence MLRHCELFGGIGGFSHAVAKYFPKTIETTTYCDIDEQARSFAVPGGSAVYSEFFPKVTIHKDIRTYYPQQKEFDLITCGFPCTGTSQAGSKTGLHHPESALWREGLRILCQVQPQYFVWEQPVGIATRGLRATLGGCRMAGYQTTGFTIAASELGASHRRERTFIIAYLDHRTGHDPQCWSDEVRTKAEAIRHYSPWLSIQPRGDGDVHGFSMASLQLNHWTTLHPTAYLVPSGLKGRNDVRRLAGKTVTPAQAAIALHFVDWHHQQKAR; translated from the coding sequence ATGCTCAGGCACTGCGAACTCTTCGGCGGCATTGGGGGATTTTCCCACGCCGTCGCCAAATATTTCCCCAAAACCATCGAAACCACCACCTACTGCGATATCGATGAACAGGCGCGCAGCTTCGCTGTCCCCGGAGGGAGCGCCGTTTACTCGGAATTCTTCCCCAAAGTCACCATTCACAAAGATATCCGCACCTACTACCCCCAACAAAAAGAATTCGACCTCATCACCTGCGGCTTCCCCTGCACTGGAACGTCCCAGGCAGGCAGCAAAACCGGACTCCATCACCCCGAATCAGCACTATGGCGCGAAGGACTGCGTATCCTCTGCCAAGTCCAACCCCAATATTTCGTCTGGGAGCAACCTGTGGGCATTGCCACTAGAGGTTTACGAGCAACCCTTGGGGGATGCCGAATGGCAGGCTATCAAACAACGGGTTTTACAATCGCCGCTAGTGAACTCGGCGCATCCCACCGACGGGAAAGAACGTTTATTATTGCCTACCTTGACCACAGGACAGGGCACGACCCGCAATGCTGGTCAGACGAAGTTAGAACAAAGGCTGAAGCAATTAGGCATTACTCCCCCTGGCTATCAATTCAGCCCAGAGGCGATGGCGATGTACATGGGTTTTCCATGGCATCTCTTCAGCTCAATCACTGGACAACGCTTCACCCAACTGCCTACCTCGTCCCCAGTGGCCTCAAAGGACGTAACGATGTCCGTAGACTTGCCGGAAAAACTGTCACCCCAGCCCAAGCGGCGATCGCTCTCCACTTCGTTGACTGGCACCACCAACAAAAGGCGCGGTAG